One genomic segment of Gossypium arboreum isolate Shixiya-1 chromosome 3, ASM2569848v2, whole genome shotgun sequence includes these proteins:
- the LOC108471662 gene encoding uncharacterized protein LOC108471662, protein MKSLGNAPYKAFKYPSYSPQRREQPKMLRSKALMANLRMSSKKDVVVVAGGRSKLNDKACKKHPKHRQSPGVCSLCLREKLLQLSASSSSGSTTTITTIASSCSSSLSSYSSSSSASSYSSPMHRYPFPTEGKDSFSLFFSGKNILTKSRSVAFSSRLRSNRTGFFSKLLLPRNTKRKEESF, encoded by the coding sequence ATGAAGTCTCTTGGAAATGCACCCTACAAAGCTTTTAAATACCCTTCTTACAGCCCTCAAAGGCGCGAACAACCAAAAATGCTACGAAGCAAAGCCCTAATGGCGAACTTGAGAATGTCAtcaaagaaagatgttgttgttGTTGCGGGTGGAAGATCTAAGCTAAATGATAAAGCCTGCAAAAAACACCCAAAGCACAGGCAATCCCCAGGCGTTTGTTCACTTTGTTTACGAGAGAAACTATTGCAGTTATCAGCTAGTTCGAGCTCGGGTTCTACCACCACAATTACCACGATTGCCTCTTCTTGTTCTTCTTCCTTGTCatcttattcttcttcttcttcagctTCTTCTTActcctctcccatgcatcgttaCCCTTTTCCTACGGAAGGAAAGGATAGTTTTTCCTTGTTTTTCAGTGGGAAAAACATACTAACAAAGAGCAGGTCAGTGGCTTTTTCTTCCAGATTGAGAAGCAACAGAACTGGGTTTTTCTCAAAGTTGCTCCTTCCAAGAAATACAAAGAGGAAGGAGGAGAGCTTTTAA